The Trueperaceae bacterium sequence CCATTCCGCAAAATCAGGTCCCCTTTCTTGTTGACCACGTGCTACGGTAGGCGCTGTTTTCCCAATTTCATTGAAAAGAGTTTCTGTTAAGGAATCTATTTCTGTTAAATCATTTAGATAGAGACTAAGCGTCTGGTATTGGTCGGGGGCCATGTCCAGAAGGTTGTTTAGGCCCTCGATGCGGGCGTATCCATAAGAGAAACCAAAGTCCTCATTACCTTGGATAGCTCCGGTAACTATGAAATCGCCAACGTTAATTTGACCATTGACAGTAGTTGCCTTAACGATGACACTTTCACCAACCTCAAGACCTAATTTGGTTACTGTTTCCTGCGGAAGTAGAAGACCCGTCTCAATTGCCAGAAAATCACTGGGAGCACCTTCAACAAAAGCGAGACTATCCAACAAACTTTCTTCCTGGGTTATGTCAACACCGACAAGCCATTCGGTCTCTTCATTACCACCGAAAATTAATGTGCCATTAGCTTGAGATCGATAGCTTAGTGTTTCAACTTTGTTCCCAAGAACCGCAACAGCTTCTTCAACTACGGTGGTATCACGGATTACTGTAATTTCACTTCCTAGATCACTCACCTCGCTGCCTTCAACGTAAATATGCCCACCCGCGGCATCAGCAACGTTAACCTCAACAGTGTTGATTAGGCCGCCGGTAAAGCCATTAATGAGCGTAAAGATGAAAAACCCAAATGCTACAGCCCCACCGAGCAACAGAGAGCGTTTGAGTTGTCGTACTACGTTCCGAAAGGCAATAAGCATGATTTGCATGGCGGACCCCCCTACTTTCTCTGCATTGCCTGGACAGGCGCGATACCAAGCGCGACTGAGGCAGGATAGAGGCTAGCGATAACTCCTATGACAGCTACAACACCCAACGATGTGAACAGCGACGTAATTGAAAGTACTGGGTTTAGGGTGTCGCCACCAAAAAGGATTTTTAGGAACAGACTGCTAGTCTGTATTCCTACGGCATTGAAGACTGCTACTATGGCTGTTCCCAATCCCATTCCGACCACACCAAAAACCACGGTAATCATAAGAACTTCTATCGTTATCATGCCACGCACAAATGATTTCTGACCGCCAATTGCTCGGACCGTACCGATCTCAGCGATCCTTTCAGTAACGGAAATTACAAGGGTATTCATAATGATAATGATCGCGACGACAGAAATTACAATGATGATGACGTTGAGAATAGTTCTGATGCCGAAGGCAATATTAGCGATAAACCCGGCAGCCCAACGCCAGTTTTCTATAACTATCGTGTTATTTAAGCGATCGGCTAGTTGTTCTCGGAGCGAGACCAGCGAAACTCCGTCGGCAACATCAAGTAGCAAAAAATGCCAGGCGTTATTGTCAACGGCGAGAAATTTTTCGCGGACTGAGGTGTCACCAAGGATGTTATCAAAGTCGAGTGTGCCGCTATCGTCAGAACTGGATTCAGCAGATAAAGATTCGCTAAACAATGTGTCGGAGCCACCACCAAACAACGAGTTTTCAGATATAGGTTCAATTGTTGTTGAGGAGTCAAGCTCAGCACTATTTCGAATAGCTGTAAGGCCAGTTAATGTCCGTAAGGTATTAGCATCGACGAATGAAATCCGGTCAAGTAAACCAGCAGCGTTCTCGTAATAGCCGATACCTTCAATTGTGACTTCGCGGATCTTAGTTCCTGTTACATTGTTGCGTCCGGAAAGCAGGATTGTATCACCCACCACTAGTTCAACCCCATTTTCTTCAAGGACGTCGTCAATAATAGTTTGTGATAAAAGTACGCCCTCTTGCCCATCTTTGAGAAAACTACCTGCAGTGAGGATAAACCGGTCTGGAAACATCTCGAAGTAACTACTTGGTTCAATTCCCCAAAGCAACGCAAAGGAGAGTGACCTGTCATCTTTACTTATTCCTGCAGCACTTGAAAGGATCGGTGTGAACTTTGTTATCCCCTCCATAGTTTGCAGATAGGTAACGAGATTTTTGTAGTCCTCTAGGGGTTTAGGCACCCCGCCGAAACCCCCTATGAAAGCAATATCTTCCTCATTCGTGGTGCGGAGGATCAGATCGCCAGTAAAGTTATGCTTGAAGCTGGACTCCATGCCCTGGGTAATGGTTCCCATTACCGAGTTACCCAGAACCAAGAAAGCTATTCCAATAGCTATAAGAGTACCGATTATGAGAGTCTTTATTTTGTGTTCTCGAAGGTTACGAAAAGCAATCTTTAGGAGAATCATGGTTGTGTTGGGTCAGTTTGAGCGACTGGTTCTGTCGCTTTATGGTTATCAGTAGAAGATTTGTAATCTTCAACTATCTCACCGTCTCGTAGTCGGATCACGTGATCCGCGATCTTCACGATGTCTGGGTCATGAGTACTGAAGATGAAGGTGGTATCTAGTTCCCTATTCATCTTCTTCATGAGTTCAATTATTCCCTCGCTCGTTTCAGTGTCCAGATTTGCGGTTGGTTCATCTGCCATAACGATGCTCGGCTTTGTAGCCAGAGCTCGAGCTATGGCTACCCGTTGACGCTGGCCGCCAGACAGTTCGTTGGATTTGTGGGTTCGCCAATCACTAAGTCCAACCTCATCAATAAGGTGGTTCACCCAACTAGCTCGTTCTTCTTTAGTAGAAGTACGTTTTCCAAGAAGTAGTGGAAACTCGACGTTTTCAAACACATTTAAGACCGGAATTAAGTTGAAGCTCTGAAAAATAAAACCGAGTACGTCGTGACGAAGCTTGGTAATCTGTTTGTCTTTAAGTGTGGAAGTCTCTACGTTGTCAATAAAGACGTTGCCTGACGTAGCGGTGTCTATGCAACCAATAAGATTAAGGATAGTTGACTTGCCGGACCCCGAAGGTCCGGAGATGGAAGCGAAGTCACCTTTCTCGATGTTAAAGGTAATATCCTTGAGTGCATGGACCTCAGTCTTTCCCAGAGGATAGATTTTGTTAACGTCGGTTAGCTGGACGATGGCCATGGTAAGTCCCCTTGCGTGAATTAGAAATCATACATCTTAGACTCGCCTCCCAGAAGATCTAATGTGGTGTTAATGGGCGAGTATCAAAGGACATTATGCGATTTTCAAAGTGATGTAACAGTATCCTGTCCCCGAATTTAACTTATCCATTCCTCAAGTCTCAGGTTGTTGGTTAACGAGTCAAAATTAAATTACTACTTTTAGGGGGTCTGCTGTGGGTAAGGTTCATCACCAAGCTCGACTTGCAAATGCCTTAATTCTGTGCGTAGTTGTTCTCTGAGATGGGCATAGGTGGGGTCTGAATAAAGGTTTTGCAGTTCCTCAGGGTCGCGTTTGAGATCAAATAACTCCCACGTTGGATTGGTATGGTCACCAGTAGCTCCGGTAGCGTTGAGTGGATCTCCATAGTAGTAAATGAGTTTGTGGTTTTCTGTACGTATACCGTAATGAGCTGGCACGTTGAAGTGAGCGCCGTGCATCCAATACCGGTAGTACATTGACTTACGCCAGGTAAGTGGGTTGTCTCCACTGACGATTGATCGAAGTGATTGGCCCTGAACTTCGTTTGGGATCTCGAGATGGGCGAGATCGAGCAGCGTCGGTGCGAAGTCAACGTTCAGTGCCATTTTTCTAGAGGATGTACCTGCTGGGATTTCACGGGGGTAACGAATGAGGAAGGGAATGCGGATCGAAGGTTCGTACATGTACCTTTTATCATAAAAACCGTGCTCACCAAGGAAGAAACCGTGATCCGACGTGTAAATGACGATAGTGTTGTCGCTGAGGTTGTGTTCATCAAGGTAGCCAAGCAGGCGTCCGACGTTTTCGTCAATGGCAGCTACACACCGGAGATAGCTCTTAATGAAGGTCTGGTACAACCAGGAATAGCGTTGTTCTTCGTTAAGACCATCAGGAATTGATTCTGGTAGGTGTTGTTTATCAAAGCCAAGCATTCTCTCAACACGTTGTGTAGATAGGGCTGCGGCTGGTCGTCCAGCAAGATTATCGTGAAGGGTGCAAGGCTCCGGAACATCAACGTTGGTCAGGATATCCGAATGACGAGGGTGATATTGGAAGGGATCGTGAGGCGCCTTGTGCCCCAACCACAAAAGAAAGGGTTGACTAGGATCACGTCTTTCGAGCCAATCTAGGGATAAATCAGTCAGGACATCCGTTACATAACCTGAGTGATGCTGCATTCCTCGTGAGGTCAAGGTCGTAGGCTCAAAATATTTTCCCTGTCCTGAGTTTGAAGCTAAAACATTCCATTCATCAAAGTCGATAGGATTGCTTTGCCCACCATGTCCAAGGTGCCACTTGCCTATCATGGCCGTTTGATAGCACGCTTGGTGGAAGGAGTTCGCGAGGGTCCACTGTTGACTGTGGTTGATGGTGTCATCAAGGGTCTTGATTCCGTTGGTGTGACTGTACATACCAGTGAGCATGGTCGCTCGAGCTGGGGTGCAAATTGCATTGGTGCAAAAGCAATTGTCAAGACGCATTCCCTCGTCTGCTATTCGGTCTAGGTTGGGCGTTGGAACAAGAGTGGGTCCATAGCAATTCAGGGCAGAGGGCGTGTGGTCGTCAGCCGTAATGAATACGACGTTGGGCTGTTTCATCCCTTTAAGCCCGACCCTGTTCCTTTCGGAGTTCCAAGATTTCGTCCCACGGTTTTACTCCACACCGGTCAGCCCAGTGTTGATACAGGCCTGATAATTCCTTAACCACTTCAGGATGTTCTGAAGAAAGATCTTTCAATTCCGTGCGGTCACGCTCGATATCGTAGAGCTCCCAACCACCCGGGTATTTTGTGACTAGCTTCCATCGTCCCTTTCGGACTGCCCTGTTACCCTCGTGCTCCCAAGTTAGAACTTCACGTTCAAATTCGCCACCCGTAAAGACCGATGCCAGGCTGTAACCCTCGTGCGGCTGTATAACTTGGCCCCGAAACGTTTCCGGGTAATTGACCTTTGCGATATCCAAACAGGTGGCCATAATGTCGGGAAGTTGAGCTGGTTCGTGGCGCAAACTACCAGAATCACTAATGCCTTGAGGCCAATGAGCGATAAATGGCGTAGCGATTCCTCCCTCGTGGACCCAGTGTTTATACTCCCGGAAAGGGGTGTTGCTAACGTTGGCCCATGGCACCCCATAAGTTTGA is a genomic window containing:
- a CDS encoding ABC transporter, giving the protein MAIVQLTDVNKIYPLGKTEVHALKDITFNIEKGDFASISGPSGSGKSTILNLIGCIDTATSGNVFIDNVETSTLKDKQITKLRHDVLGFIFQSFNLIPVLNVFENVEFPLLLGKRTSTKEERASWVNHLIDEVGLSDWRTHKSNELSGGQRQRVAIARALATKPSIVMADEPTANLDTETSEGIIELMKKMNRELDTTFIFSTHDPDIVKIADHVIRLRDGEIVEDYKSSTDNHKATEPVAQTDPTQP
- a CDS encoding sulfatase; amino-acid sequence: MKQPNVVFITADDHTPSALNCYGPTLVPTPNLDRIADEGMRLDNCFCTNAICTPARATMLTGMYSHTNGIKTLDDTINHSQQWTLANSFHQACYQTAMIGKWHLGHGGQSNPIDFDEWNVLASNSGQGKYFEPTTLTSRGMQHHSGYVTDVLTDLSLDWLERRDPSQPFLLWLGHKAPHDPFQYHPRHSDILTNVDVPEPCTLHDNLAGRPAAALSTQRVERMLGFDKQHLPESIPDGLNEEQRYSWLYQTFIKSYLRCVAAIDENVGRLLGYLDEHNLSDNTIVIYTSDHGFFLGEHGFYDKRYMYEPSIRIPFLIRYPREIPAGTSSRKMALNVDFAPTLLDLAHLEIPNEVQGQSLRSIVSGDNPLTWRKSMYYRYWMHGAHFNVPAHYGIRTENHKLIYYYGDPLNATGATGDHTNPTWELFDLKRDPEELQNLYSDPTYAHLREQLRTELRHLQVELGDEPYPQQTP